One genomic region from Candidatus Eremiobacterota bacterium encodes:
- a CDS encoding acyltransferase, whose translation MSHFYCHDSSYVDEGAEVGEGTKIWHFSHVQGGARIGKGCSIGQNVNIGSKGVVGDFVKIQNNVSIYDNVILEDYVFCGPSMVFTNVINPRSHINRKSEYKSTLVKQGSTLGANSTILCGITLGKYCFVGAGAVVTKDVPDYALMVGNPAKQTGWMCSCGIKLPKGENPVCGVCGAEYVLAGNRLSPREKVLS comes from the coding sequence ATGTCGCATTTTTACTGTCATGATTCCTCTTACGTTGACGAGGGCGCCGAGGTGGGCGAAGGAACGAAGATATGGCATTTCAGCCACGTGCAGGGCGGGGCCAGAATAGGGAAGGGGTGCTCCATCGGGCAGAATGTCAACATCGGCTCCAAGGGCGTCGTGGGGGATTTCGTCAAGATCCAGAACAACGTCTCGATTTATGACAATGTGATTCTTGAGGACTACGTGTTCTGCGGCCCCTCGATGGTCTTCACCAACGTGATAAATCCCAGGAGCCACATCAACAGGAAGTCTGAGTACAAGTCCACCCTCGTGAAGCAGGGCTCGACGCTGGGGGCGAACAGCACAATCCTCTGCGGGATAACGCTGGGGAAATACTGCTTTGTGGGCGCCGGCGCCGTCGTGACAAAGGATGTGCCCGATTACGCGCTGATGGTGGGAAACCCCGCGAAGCAGACAGGGTGGATGTGCTCGTGCGGCATCAAGCTCCCCAAGGGCGAGAATCCCGTCTGCGGCGTCTGCGGAGCCGAATATGTCCTTGCCGGCAACAGGCTCTCACCCCGTGAAAAGGTGCTCTCGTGA
- a CDS encoding YkgJ family cysteine cluster protein — protein sequence MKLLFPRGYFYRCRGCGRCCRDWNIHVDEATYQALGAAPFIGRLKEGKGCDLFRVSEEDGSVSTVRRDDGRCIFLDDKALCDIHGELGYGAKPLVCRQFPFKLKPTPDGVFVGVSFYCESCQRNVGDPLESYSGGLEGILGEHRFSAVNDENILLDQCISLDWEGYRALESFVMERLDAGASLEGGLIDALSRVCLLVMECRKEGITGLSADLLAGRLERIAAQPLAHDPMLEELSSFFTMAVVGVLESSSPEEARANTDALLQGGTLKSGLFEKEIAMAGFFPYYRAHPSPWKHDFTRRYVDHLVFRKFLAGPEPVICNLAALLVAYSLLEFYLYLSAYQEGKVSPGEEDMFIAYGIVEKGFAAHTRTMVPFFRAFADGFIDQLAAAGGA from the coding sequence GTGAAGCTGCTGTTCCCCCGGGGATATTTTTACCGCTGCAGGGGCTGCGGCCGGTGCTGCAGGGACTGGAACATTCACGTCGATGAAGCCACATACCAGGCACTGGGTGCCGCGCCTTTCATCGGCCGCCTGAAGGAGGGGAAGGGCTGCGACCTCTTCCGTGTCAGCGAAGAAGATGGCTCGGTGTCAACGGTGAGAAGGGACGACGGCCGCTGCATCTTCCTTGACGATAAAGCGCTCTGCGACATTCATGGTGAGCTGGGGTACGGCGCCAAGCCCCTTGTATGCCGCCAGTTCCCTTTCAAGCTCAAGCCGACGCCTGACGGCGTATTCGTGGGCGTTTCCTTTTACTGCGAGTCCTGCCAGCGAAACGTCGGCGATCCCCTCGAGAGCTATTCCGGGGGACTTGAGGGCATTCTTGGCGAGCACCGGTTCAGCGCTGTCAACGATGAGAATATCCTGCTGGACCAGTGCATATCGCTTGACTGGGAGGGCTACAGGGCGCTGGAAAGCTTTGTCATGGAGCGCCTCGATGCAGGCGCCTCCCTTGAAGGGGGCCTCATTGACGCTCTTTCCAGGGTGTGCCTGCTGGTGATGGAGTGCCGGAAGGAGGGCATTACGGGCCTCAGTGCCGATTTACTGGCCGGCAGGCTTGAGAGGATTGCGGCTCAGCCGCTTGCTCACGATCCCATGCTCGAGGAGCTCAGCTCCTTCTTTACCATGGCCGTCGTGGGTGTGCTGGAATCCTCTTCCCCTGAGGAAGCCCGGGCCAATACCGATGCCCTGCTCCAGGGGGGGACCCTGAAAAGCGGCCTCTTCGAAAAGGAGATCGCGATGGCAGGGTTCTTCCCCTATTACCGCGCCCACCCCTCACCCTGGAAGCATGACTTTACCCGGCGCTATGTAGATCACCTTGTCTTCAGGAAGTTCCTTGCCGGCCCTGAGCCCGTCATCTGCAACCTGGCGGCTCTCCTCGTGGCGTACAGCCTCCTGGAGTTCTACCTGTATCTCTCGGCATACCAGGAGGGAAAGGTGTCTCCCGGAGAGGAAGACATGTTCATTGCCTACGGCATAGTGGAGAAGGGCTTCGCCGCTCATACGCGCACCATGGTGCCTTTTTTCAGGGCTTTTGCCGACGGCTTCATCGACCAGCTTGCCGCCGCGGGAGGGGCCTAG